A single Pseudomonas putida DNA region contains:
- a CDS encoding HlyD family secretion protein codes for MSDAADTPSAPDRGMRWVLILIVVSLVWYLLADRFTPYTQQARLQAYVVPVAAEVAGQIKRVAVGNNQEVRQGDVLFELDQEQYRIALARAEADLDTVRRQIGASTAGIDSAQAALVAAQAHERKARQDAERLKRLIDEDPGTVSVRRLEGAQATRDQAISQVAAARAEVVRAREQQGGADADNAQLRSAAANVEKARLDLARTVVRADANGLITDLRTDVGHYVGAGSPMMTLITIHDVWISADMTENNLGRLRPGAPVLVVLDAMPGTVLKGQVRSIGYGVSVGQPAPPGSLPTVQNSRDWLRSAQRFPVIVELERDQLADTSGLRVGGQAEVMALPSEGNPLNLLGRVFMWLMSWLSYAY; via the coding sequence ATGAGTGACGCCGCAGACACGCCGTCAGCCCCCGACCGCGGCATGCGCTGGGTGTTGATCCTGATCGTCGTCAGCCTGGTCTGGTACCTGCTGGCTGACCGTTTCACGCCTTACACCCAACAAGCCCGGCTACAGGCCTACGTGGTGCCGGTGGCCGCCGAAGTGGCCGGGCAGATCAAGCGCGTGGCCGTGGGCAACAACCAGGAAGTGCGCCAGGGCGATGTGCTGTTCGAGCTCGATCAGGAGCAGTACCGCATCGCCCTGGCCCGCGCCGAAGCCGACCTGGATACCGTGCGCCGGCAGATCGGCGCCAGTACCGCAGGCATCGACTCGGCCCAGGCCGCGCTGGTGGCAGCCCAGGCCCACGAACGCAAGGCGCGCCAGGATGCCGAGCGGCTCAAGCGGCTGATCGACGAAGACCCGGGCACGGTATCGGTCCGCCGCCTGGAAGGGGCGCAGGCCACCCGTGATCAGGCCATCAGCCAGGTGGCGGCCGCCCGCGCCGAAGTGGTACGGGCCCGCGAACAGCAGGGCGGTGCCGATGCCGACAACGCGCAGTTGCGCAGCGCGGCAGCCAACGTGGAAAAGGCCCGCCTGGACCTGGCGCGTACCGTGGTGCGCGCCGATGCCAACGGCTTGATTACCGATCTGCGCACCGACGTGGGCCACTACGTGGGTGCTGGCAGCCCGATGATGACCCTGATCACCATCCACGACGTGTGGATAAGTGCCGACATGACCGAGAACAACCTCGGCCGCCTGCGCCCCGGTGCGCCGGTGCTGGTGGTGCTCGACGCCATGCCCGGCACCGTGCTGAAAGGGCAGGTTCGCAGCATCGGCTATGGCGTGAGCGTCGGCCAGCCCGCGCCGCCAGGCAGCCTGCCGACCGTGCAGAACAGCCGCGACTGGCTGCGCTCGGCGCAGCGCTTCCCGGTGATCGTCGAACTCGAGCGTGATCAGCTGGCCGACACCTCCGGCTTGCGCGTGGGTGGCCAGGCCGAAGTCATGGCCCTGCCCAGCGAAGGCAACCCGTTGAACCTGCTGGGCCGCGTGTTCATGTGGCTGATGAGCTGGCTGTCGTATGCCTATTGA
- a CDS encoding efflux transporter outer membrane subunit — MPNRCYGLGLLMVLAGCTQVGPDFKKPQEPWLDSWSTPLLEQAGRSAPVPDLRQWWLIFADPTLEGLIAEADANNTNLRVAGLRIAEARAQLAIVQTGRYPQLQQLRAQSLYLKQDQSGTSTARDSVFWQSSAGFDIGWEIDFWGRFSRAIESADAVYFASQANYADAMLLLRAQVADTYFALRTAEARLDIAQDNAKRQARSLEITERLFRHGENDELDWQQARTQYLATLATIPEFENQLNALRNVLCSLLGRPPGPLPELAARHGQLPLPDRAVLQDVPASLLQRRPDIRAAEQAVAAQSALVGVAEADLYPQLSLLGSIGWTFLSANHLPNTFDLAAGPSLIWNPFDYGRRKNAVRVEDARLQQLIELYQQSVREAAHEADDAASGLVRSLQSASIRQDASQAAQRSLTLASSQYQEGFADFQRVLDAQQLLLQQQDGYLVSRGNAVSSLVSLYKALGGGWDNQRKPIDRATRQQMQNRTDWGDLLDEPAPADPAQGEPK; from the coding sequence ATGCCCAATCGTTGCTATGGCCTGGGGTTGCTGATGGTCCTGGCCGGCTGCACCCAGGTCGGCCCGGACTTCAAGAAGCCTCAGGAGCCATGGCTGGACAGCTGGAGCACGCCACTGCTGGAGCAGGCCGGGCGCTCTGCGCCGGTACCGGACCTGCGCCAGTGGTGGCTGATCTTTGCCGACCCGACGCTCGAAGGGCTGATCGCCGAAGCCGATGCCAACAACACCAACCTGCGCGTGGCCGGCCTGCGCATCGCCGAGGCCAGGGCGCAGCTGGCCATCGTGCAGACCGGGCGTTATCCACAGCTGCAGCAGCTGCGTGCGCAGAGTCTGTACCTGAAGCAGGACCAGTCTGGCACCTCCACTGCCCGAGACTCGGTGTTCTGGCAATCCAGTGCAGGCTTCGACATCGGCTGGGAAATCGACTTCTGGGGCCGTTTCAGCCGCGCCATCGAAAGCGCCGATGCGGTCTACTTCGCCTCCCAGGCCAACTACGCCGATGCCATGCTGCTGCTGCGTGCGCAGGTGGCTGATACCTACTTCGCCCTGCGCACGGCTGAGGCGCGGCTGGATATTGCGCAAGACAACGCCAAGCGCCAGGCGCGCAGCCTGGAGATCACCGAGCGGCTGTTCCGTCACGGCGAGAACGACGAACTCGACTGGCAACAGGCGCGTACCCAGTACCTGGCGACCCTGGCCACCATCCCCGAGTTCGAGAACCAGCTCAATGCCTTGCGCAACGTGCTCTGCTCGCTGCTCGGCAGGCCGCCGGGGCCGCTGCCCGAGCTTGCGGCGCGCCACGGGCAGTTGCCGCTGCCGGACCGCGCGGTGTTGCAGGACGTGCCCGCCAGCCTGTTGCAACGGCGCCCGGACATCCGCGCCGCCGAGCAGGCAGTGGCGGCGCAATCGGCGCTGGTAGGTGTGGCCGAGGCAGACCTTTATCCACAGCTGAGCCTGCTTGGCAGCATCGGCTGGACGTTCTTGTCGGCCAATCACCTGCCCAACACCTTCGACCTGGCTGCCGGGCCGAGCCTGATCTGGAACCCGTTCGACTACGGCCGGCGCAAGAACGCCGTGCGGGTCGAGGACGCCCGCCTGCAGCAATTGATCGAGCTGTATCAGCAAAGCGTGCGCGAAGCCGCACACGAGGCCGACGACGCTGCCAGCGGCCTGGTGCGTTCGCTGCAGAGCGCCAGCATTCGACAGGATGCTTCGCAGGCTGCCCAGCGTTCGCTGACCCTGGCCAGTTCGCAGTACCAGGAGGGCTTTGCCGACTTCCAGCGTGTGCTCGACGCCCAGCAGCTGCTGTTGCAGCAGCAGGACGGTTACCTGGTCAGCCGTGGCAATGCGGTGAGCAGCCTGGTGAGCTTGTACAAGGCGCTGGGCGGAGGCTGGGACAACCAGCGCAAACCGATCGACCGCGCCACCCGCCAGCAGATGCAAAACCGAACCGATTGGGGCGACCTGCTCGACGAGCCAGCCCCCGCCGACCCCGCACAAGGTGAGCCGAAATGA
- a CDS encoding AI-2E family transporter: MQPGLKLDSALSRGLLDVLIKAGLVAALVVFSFQVFQPFLELMLWSVILAVTLYPLYLRIKRGAGIKDGYAATLVVLLVLIVLLVPIYLVVMSIGESVDSMVTLLKSGAWSVPAPPESVAAWPLIGPKVYALWLSASENMAHVLNQWMPQLKGAGRTVLGAAASAGGAFLLFVGAIIVSGIIMAFGERGEVAAQRIAMRVSGEERGKPLARLCTATIRAVAQGVIGIAFIQMLLIGVGFVVKGVPGAGMLAIVILMLGIAQAPATLVTVPVIIYVFNVEGFTVATIVFAIYTFVAGLADNVLKPLLLGRGVDVPMPVVLIGALGGMVVKGIIGLFIGPVILGVTYVLFWQWVALQVPEQPAPPAT, encoded by the coding sequence ATGCAGCCGGGTTTGAAGCTGGACAGCGCCCTGTCGCGGGGCCTGCTCGACGTGCTGATCAAGGCGGGCCTGGTGGCCGCCTTGGTGGTTTTCTCCTTCCAGGTTTTCCAGCCGTTCCTGGAACTGATGCTGTGGTCGGTGATTCTGGCGGTGACGCTGTATCCGTTGTACTTGCGGATCAAGCGCGGCGCCGGCATCAAGGACGGCTATGCGGCAACCCTGGTGGTGCTGTTGGTGCTGATCGTATTGCTGGTACCGATCTACCTGGTGGTGATGTCCATTGGTGAGTCGGTGGACAGCATGGTGACCTTGCTCAAGAGCGGCGCCTGGAGTGTGCCGGCCCCCCCCGAGTCGGTGGCGGCCTGGCCACTGATCGGGCCCAAGGTCTATGCGCTGTGGCTATCGGCCTCGGAAAACATGGCACATGTGCTCAACCAGTGGATGCCCCAGCTGAAGGGCGCCGGGCGCACCGTGCTGGGCGCTGCGGCCAGTGCCGGTGGTGCGTTCCTGCTGTTTGTCGGGGCGATCATCGTCTCGGGCATCATCATGGCGTTTGGTGAGCGTGGCGAGGTCGCCGCGCAGCGCATCGCCATGCGGGTCTCCGGCGAAGAACGGGGCAAACCGCTTGCAAGGCTGTGCACCGCGACCATTCGCGCCGTTGCCCAAGGGGTGATCGGCATCGCCTTCATCCAGATGCTGCTGATCGGTGTCGGTTTCGTGGTCAAGGGTGTGCCAGGTGCCGGCATGCTGGCCATCGTCATCCTCATGCTGGGGATAGCCCAGGCCCCGGCGACCTTGGTCACGGTGCCGGTGATCATCTACGTGTTCAATGTCGAGGGCTTCACGGTGGCGACCATCGTCTTCGCCATCTACACCTTCGTCGCCGGGCTTGCCGACAACGTGCTCAAGCCACTGCTGCTGGGACGCGGGGTGGATGTGCCGATGCCGGTGGTGCTGATCGGGGCGTTGGGGGGCATGGTGGTCAAGGGCATCATTGGGCTGTTCATCGGCCCGGTGATCCTCGGCGTGACCTACGTGCTGTTCTGGCAATGGGTCGCGCTGCAGGTGCCGGAGCAGCCGGCACCACCTGCCACCTGA
- a CDS encoding monovalent cation:proton antiporter-2 (CPA2) family protein, producing the protein MPHDGSLLQATVVFLLAVVLLVPLAQRLKMGAVPGYLLAGILIGPSVLGLLGNPDNVARLSEMGVVMLLFVIGLELSPRRLWTMRRALFGVGSLQVGLTAVVLGLLAYFLFGQSKAAAIVLGLGLALSSTAFGLQVLAERKDLGKPHGRLAIAILLFQDIAAIPLIAVVPLLGGDVSTADEGSWPLLAVAGGIGVVIVFGRYLLTPVFKWTVGSGLPELSTATALLVVLGTAWLMEHVGVSMALGAFLAGVLMADSPFRHELETQIEPIKGLLLGLFFVGVGMSADLQLLFGMPLIVLGLTLLLVVVKLPLLLVLGRTVGGLNHAQALCLAVVLASGGEFAFVVFKLALGHQVLTQQVHDLLVLAITLSMAVVPLVMMALARQMRDGNSPQPTPGAGTD; encoded by the coding sequence ATGCCTCATGACGGCAGCCTGCTGCAGGCCACGGTAGTGTTCCTGCTGGCCGTGGTGCTTCTGGTACCACTGGCGCAACGTTTGAAAATGGGCGCGGTGCCCGGCTATCTGCTGGCTGGCATCCTGATCGGGCCGTCGGTGCTGGGCCTGCTGGGCAACCCCGACAACGTCGCCCGCCTGTCGGAAATGGGCGTGGTCATGCTGCTGTTCGTCATCGGCCTGGAGCTGTCGCCACGGCGGCTGTGGACCATGCGCAGGGCGCTGTTCGGCGTGGGCTCGTTGCAGGTGGGGCTGACTGCCGTGGTACTGGGCCTGTTGGCTTACTTTCTGTTTGGCCAGTCAAAAGCGGCGGCCATCGTGCTTGGCCTGGGGCTGGCGCTGTCATCGACGGCCTTTGGCCTGCAGGTGCTGGCCGAGCGCAAGGACCTGGGCAAGCCGCACGGTCGCCTGGCCATCGCCATCCTGTTGTTCCAGGACATTGCCGCCATTCCGCTGATTGCCGTGGTGCCGTTGCTCGGTGGCGATGTGAGCACCGCCGACGAAGGCTCCTGGCCGCTGCTGGCAGTGGCGGGCGGTATTGGTGTGGTAATTGTCTTTGGCCGCTATCTGTTGACCCCGGTTTTCAAATGGACAGTCGGCTCGGGCTTGCCCGAGCTCTCTACCGCCACGGCCTTGCTGGTGGTGCTGGGCACCGCCTGGTTGATGGAGCATGTGGGGGTGTCCATGGCACTGGGGGCTTTCCTTGCCGGTGTGCTGATGGCCGATTCGCCCTTTCGGCATGAACTGGAAACCCAGATCGAACCGATCAAGGGCCTGCTCCTCGGGCTGTTTTTCGTTGGTGTCGGCATGAGCGCCGACTTGCAGTTGCTGTTCGGCATGCCCTTGATCGTACTGGGGCTGACGCTGCTGCTGGTGGTGGTCAAGCTGCCGCTGCTGTTGGTGCTCGGGCGTACGGTGGGCGGCCTCAACCATGCCCAGGCACTGTGCCTGGCGGTGGTGCTGGCGTCCGGCGGTGAATTTGCCTTCGTGGTGTTCAAGCTGGCGCTGGGGCATCAGGTACTGACCCAGCAGGTGCATGACCTGCTGGTGCTTGCCATCACCCTGTCGATGGCAGTGGTGCCATTGGTGATGATGGCACTGGCGCGGCAAATGAGAGATGGCAACAGCCCGCAGCCGACACCTGGAGCAGGCACCGATTAG
- the ppk2 gene encoding polyphosphate kinase 2, whose product MAKPSKKKDSKEQPEKLGGKTYEQELRKLHVELVKLQEWVVAKGLKVCVVFEGRDGAGKGGTIKAITERVSPRVFRVVALPAPTEREKTQMYVQRYLRHLPAAGEVVIFDRSWYNRAGVERVMGFCSEEQSAKFLAVVPLFEKMMVESGIILIKYWLEVSAEEQTKRLQDRISDGRKLWKLSPMDLKSYTRWDDYTRARDDMFAASDSSWAPWFMAHSNDKRRARLNIVSHMLSRIPYKDITREQVVKLPKRGKIGKYKAVAYPFKVIEERF is encoded by the coding sequence ATGGCCAAGCCGTCCAAGAAGAAGGATTCGAAAGAGCAGCCAGAAAAACTGGGCGGCAAAACGTATGAGCAAGAGCTCAGGAAGCTGCACGTGGAGCTCGTGAAGTTGCAGGAGTGGGTCGTGGCCAAGGGCCTGAAGGTCTGCGTCGTGTTCGAGGGCCGCGATGGTGCCGGCAAGGGCGGCACCATCAAGGCCATCACCGAGCGGGTCAGCCCGCGGGTGTTCCGGGTAGTGGCATTGCCGGCACCGACCGAGCGGGAAAAGACCCAGATGTACGTGCAACGCTACCTGCGCCACCTGCCCGCCGCGGGCGAAGTGGTGATCTTCGACCGCAGCTGGTACAACCGCGCCGGTGTCGAGCGGGTGATGGGCTTCTGCAGCGAAGAGCAGAGCGCCAAGTTCCTCGCCGTGGTGCCGCTGTTCGAGAAGATGATGGTCGAGTCGGGGATCATCCTCATCAAGTACTGGCTGGAAGTCAGCGCCGAAGAGCAGACCAAGCGCCTGCAAGACCGTATCAGCGACGGGCGCAAACTGTGGAAGCTGTCGCCCATGGACCTCAAGTCATATACCCGCTGGGATGACTACACCCGCGCCCGCGACGACATGTTCGCCGCCTCGGATTCGTCCTGGGCACCGTGGTTCATGGCGCATTCCAACGACAAGCGGCGCGCCCGGCTGAATATCGTCAGCCACATGCTGTCGCGCATCCCCTACAAGGACATCACCCGCGAACAGGTAGTGAAGCTGCCCAAGCGCGGCAAGATCGGCAAATACAAGGCTGTGGCCTATCCCTTCAAAGTGATCGAAGAACGCTTCTGA
- the ycaC gene encoding isochorismate family cysteine hydrolase YcaC: protein MAFQYKRLDKNNAAVLLVDHQTGLLSLVRDIDPDRFKNNVLALSDLAKYFKLPTILTTSFETGPNGPLVPELKEQFPDAPYIARPGNINAWDNEDFVKAVKATGKKQLLIAGVVTEVCVAFPALSALEEGFEVFVVTDASGTFNELTRDSAWRRMEAAGAQLMTWFGVACELHRDWRNDIEGLGTLFSNHIPDYRNLMTSYNKLAK, encoded by the coding sequence ATGGCCTTCCAATACAAGCGACTGGACAAGAACAACGCCGCCGTCCTGCTGGTCGACCACCAGACCGGCCTGCTTTCACTGGTCCGCGACATCGACCCGGACCGTTTCAAGAACAACGTCCTGGCCCTCTCTGACCTGGCCAAATACTTCAAGCTGCCGACCATCCTCACCACCAGCTTCGAGACCGGCCCCAACGGCCCGCTGGTACCCGAGCTCAAGGAGCAGTTCCCCGACGCCCCCTACATCGCTCGCCCTGGCAACATCAACGCCTGGGACAACGAGGACTTCGTGAAGGCGGTGAAGGCCACCGGCAAGAAACAACTGCTCATCGCCGGCGTGGTGACCGAGGTCTGCGTGGCCTTCCCGGCGTTGTCTGCGCTGGAGGAGGGCTTCGAGGTGTTCGTGGTCACCGACGCCTCCGGCACCTTCAACGAACTGACCCGTGATTCGGCCTGGCGGCGCATGGAGGCAGCCGGTGCCCAGCTGATGACCTGGTTTGGCGTGGCCTGCGAGCTGCACCGTGACTGGCGCAACGATATCGAAGGCTTGGGCACGCTGTTCTCCAACCACATTCCGGACTATCGCAACCTGATGACCAGCTACAACAAGCTGGCGAAGTAA
- a CDS encoding transporter: MGHHALYPQQEHDLFGLLYGFSFHPGQPGRELDSAQVLRKLSEPQDPDEFLWLHLNLAHAACERWLRSHLALPDAFFETLREGSRSTRIEHADSTLLAVVNDVVFNFGLVSSDVSTLWACASSRLLVSARLQPLHSVDKLRSSVKQGERFHSPIELLVHLLRDQGDLLTQIVRETTTSVDRIEDQLLSQRLSDNRAELSSMRRVLVRLQRLLALEPGALLRLLNRPPEWLQEQDMRQLRAATEEFTLVISDLTALGERIKLLQEEIAAKLNEQTNRTLFTLTVVTVLALPINIIAGFFGMNVGGVPLSDDPNGFWLLVALVATFTFLAGRWAFSKRREY, encoded by the coding sequence ATGGGCCATCACGCGCTATATCCCCAGCAGGAACACGACCTGTTCGGCCTGCTGTACGGCTTCTCGTTCCATCCCGGCCAGCCTGGCCGCGAGCTTGACTCGGCCCAGGTATTGCGCAAGCTCAGCGAGCCGCAAGACCCGGACGAATTCCTCTGGTTGCACCTGAACCTCGCCCACGCCGCCTGCGAGCGCTGGCTGCGTTCGCACCTGGCGCTGCCGGACGCCTTCTTCGAAACCTTGCGCGAAGGCTCGCGCTCGACGCGCATCGAACACGCCGATTCGACCCTGCTGGCAGTGGTCAACGACGTGGTGTTCAACTTCGGCCTGGTGTCGTCGGATGTGTCTACCTTGTGGGCCTGCGCCAGCAGCCGGCTGCTGGTGAGTGCGCGGCTGCAGCCGTTGCATTCGGTAGACAAGCTGCGCTCGTCGGTGAAGCAGGGCGAGCGCTTCCATTCACCGATCGAGTTGCTGGTGCACCTGCTGCGTGACCAGGGCGACCTGCTGACCCAGATCGTCCGTGAGACCACCACCAGCGTCGACCGCATCGAAGACCAGCTGCTGTCCCAGCGCCTGAGCGACAACCGCGCCGAGCTGAGCAGCATGCGCCGGGTGCTGGTGCGCCTGCAGCGCCTGCTGGCCCTCGAACCCGGCGCCTTGCTGCGCCTGCTCAACCGCCCGCCCGAGTGGCTGCAGGAGCAGGACATGCGTCAGCTGCGTGCGGCCACCGAGGAGTTCACCCTGGTGATCAGCGACCTGACCGCCCTGGGTGAGCGGATCAAGCTGCTGCAGGAAGAAATCGCCGCCAAGCTCAACGAACAGACCAACCGCACCCTGTTCACCCTGACCGTGGTCACCGTGTTGGCGCTACCGATCAACATCATCGCCGGCTTCTTCGGCATGAACGTCGGCGGTGTGCCGCTCTCGGACGACCCGAACGGCTTCTGGCTGCTGGTGGCGCTGGTGGCGACCTTCACCTTCCTGGCGGGGCGCTGGGCGTTCAGCAAGCGGCGCGAGTATTGA
- a CDS encoding Fic family protein encodes MTDQVTDQVTDQVTSLLSVLPPGKAVRASELMQRLGLSHRPTFSKSYHPVARLSNIAAS; translated from the coding sequence GTGACCGATCAAGTGACCGATCAAGTGACCGATCAAGTAACCAGCCTATTGAGTGTCCTGCCGCCAGGCAAAGCGGTGAGAGCCAGCGAATTGATGCAGCGGCTCGGGCTTTCGCACCGGCCCACTTTCAGCAAGTCGTATCACCCCGTAGCCCGACTCAGCAATATCGCCGCGTCCTGA
- a CDS encoding YybH family protein has product MDQTLQVRQAAADLVAAFASNDTARYFACFSEDATFLFHTLPQPLLSRRAYEDLWAQWQAEGFAVLGCESSNVQVSLQGDVAIFMHDVATHIRIAGEEHQLAERETIVFRRHGEQWLACHEHLSIVTAA; this is encoded by the coding sequence GTGGACCAGACACTCCAGGTACGGCAAGCCGCCGCCGACCTCGTCGCCGCCTTTGCCAGCAACGACACCGCCCGCTACTTCGCTTGCTTCAGCGAAGACGCCACCTTCCTTTTCCACACCTTGCCGCAACCCCTGCTGTCCCGCCGTGCCTATGAAGACCTTTGGGCCCAATGGCAGGCCGAAGGCTTTGCCGTGCTCGGCTGTGAGTCCAGCAACGTGCAGGTGAGCCTGCAGGGTGACGTGGCGATCTTCATGCATGACGTGGCCACGCATATCCGCATTGCCGGCGAGGAGCACCAACTGGCCGAGCGCGAGACCATCGTCTTCCGCCGCCACGGCGAACAGTGGCTGGCATGCCACGAGCACCTGTCGATCGTCACCGCAGCCTGA
- a CDS encoding purine-cytosine permease family protein, producing MSHSTGIETNGVEQIPDDQRDASPLDLFRLIFGGANTFATAVLGSFPVLFGLSFQAGVWAILLGVGVGALILAPMGLFGALNGTNNAVSSGAHFGVHGRIVGSFLSLLTAVAFFSLSVWSSGDALVGGAKRLAGLPETDLTLGLAYGLFAVLVLVVCIFGFRFMLWVNKIAVWASSLLFLLGIFAFAGPFDAGFAGSVNLSQPGFWAAFVGAAILAMSNPVSFGAFLGDWSRYIPRQTPKSRIMLAVIAAQVATLIPFLFGLCTATLVATQAPDYIAANNYVGGLLAVAPSWFFLPVCLIAVIGGMSTGTTALYGTGLDMSSVFPRLLSRAGATLLIGVLAIGFIFIGRFTFNLVQSVSTFAVLIITCTSPWMVIMILGLITRRGFYHADDLQVFTRGQRGGHYWFLHGWNWRGMGAWIPSAMVGLCFVNLPGQFVGPMGDLAGGIDLSLPVTLGLAGVLYLLLLNLFPEPAGVYGPNGPRWVRCKSAPRTPVTTAELA from the coding sequence ATGAGCCACTCGACCGGTATCGAGACCAATGGCGTCGAACAGATCCCCGACGATCAACGCGACGCCTCCCCGCTTGACCTGTTCCGCCTGATCTTCGGCGGTGCCAATACCTTCGCCACTGCCGTGCTGGGCAGCTTCCCGGTGCTGTTCGGGCTGTCGTTCCAGGCCGGGGTCTGGGCGATCCTGCTTGGCGTCGGCGTGGGCGCGCTGATCCTCGCACCGATGGGCCTGTTCGGCGCGCTCAACGGCACCAACAACGCGGTGTCGTCAGGTGCGCATTTTGGCGTGCACGGGCGCATCGTCGGCTCGTTCCTGTCGTTGCTCACTGCCGTGGCGTTCTTTTCGCTGTCGGTGTGGAGCTCGGGTGATGCCCTGGTCGGCGGCGCCAAGCGCCTGGCCGGGCTGCCGGAAACCGACCTGACCCTGGGCCTGGCCTATGGCCTGTTCGCGGTGCTGGTGCTGGTGGTGTGCATCTTCGGCTTCCGCTTCATGCTGTGGGTCAACAAGATCGCCGTGTGGGCTTCGAGCTTGCTGTTCCTGCTGGGCATCTTCGCCTTCGCCGGGCCGTTCGATGCGGGCTTCGCCGGTAGCGTCAACCTGAGCCAGCCAGGCTTCTGGGCGGCATTCGTAGGCGCCGCGATCCTGGCCATGAGCAACCCGGTGTCGTTCGGTGCTTTCCTCGGCGACTGGTCGCGCTACATCCCGCGGCAAACGCCGAAGTCGCGCATCATGCTGGCGGTGATCGCCGCCCAGGTGGCCACGCTGATCCCGTTCCTGTTCGGCCTGTGCACCGCCACCCTGGTGGCCACCCAGGCACCCGACTACATCGCCGCCAACAACTACGTCGGCGGCCTGCTGGCAGTAGCGCCGAGCTGGTTCTTCCTGCCGGTGTGCCTGATTGCGGTGATCGGCGGCATGTCCACCGGCACTACCGCGCTGTATGGCACCGGCCTGGACATGTCCAGCGTGTTCCCGCGCCTGCTCAGCCGCGCGGGCGCCACCTTGCTGATCGGCGTACTGGCGATCGGCTTCATCTTCATCGGCCGCTTCACCTTCAACCTGGTGCAGAGCGTGTCGACCTTCGCCGTGCTGATCATCACCTGCACCAGCCCATGGATGGTGATCATGATCCTCGGCCTGATCACCCGTCGCGGCTTCTACCACGCCGACGACCTCCAGGTGTTCACCCGCGGCCAGCGTGGCGGCCACTACTGGTTCCTGCATGGCTGGAACTGGCGCGGCATGGGCGCGTGGATCCCTAGCGCGATGGTCGGCCTGTGCTTCGTCAACCTGCCGGGGCAGTTCGTCGGCCCGATGGGCGACCTGGCCGGCGGCATCGACCTGAGCCTGCCGGTAACCCTGGGCCTGGCCGGCGTGCTGTACCTGCTGCTGCTCAACCTGTTCCCTGAACCTGCTGGCGTGTATGGCCCCAATGGCCCGCGCTGGGTGCGCTGCAAAAGCGCCCCGCGCACGCCGGTGACCACCGCCGAATTGGCCTGA